A window of Drosophila subobscura isolate 14011-0131.10 chromosome E, UCBerk_Dsub_1.0, whole genome shotgun sequence contains these coding sequences:
- the LOC117891016 gene encoding uncharacterized protein LOC117891016, which translates to MLSNTVPIRGKMLCAMRLLLGTKHWTQIMPKAGWSSNSRDDWEPSTSCKYRAVSKPVCRPVAIVRPKYFQRPMNCKTDEQLAVEPRSSLGFYMRCDPPHRPRAKCLPSCGERLDATMYRPSRSLHRDYQQHWDECAYRKPRRKFRIVPAEISRRTPKKKCDDPPKKVCKAHVRLECKKLSDYTNRKCPRVRMCHCAPVALNTSCRRGPKPGKCQRRLTLYPSFSECFHKPNAAKPCECRCLASTLCEMMNYSWKKRV; encoded by the coding sequence ATGCTCAGCAACACAGTTCCCATTCGTGGTAAAATGCTCTGTGCAATGCGTTTGCTTCTCGGCACCAAGCACTGGACACAGATCATGCCCAAGGCTgggtggagcagcaacagccgcgaCGATTGGGAGCCGAGTACGAGTTGCAAGTATCGTGCAGTCAGTAAGCCAGTGTGTCGTCCTGTTGCCATAGTTAGGCCCAAGTACTTTCAGCGGCCAATGAACTGCAAGACGGATGAGCAGCTGGCCGTGGAGCCTCGCAGCTCGCTGGGTTTCTACATGCGATGCGATCCACCGCACAGACCTCGGGCCAAGTGTCTGCCCTCGTGCGGGGAGCGCCTGGACGCAACCATGTACCGGCCGAGTCGTAGCCTGCACCGCGACTATCAGCAGCACTGGGACGAGTGCGCCTACAGGAAGCCGAGACGAAAATTCCGCATCGTTCCAGCGGAAATATCGAGGCGGACTCCAAAGAAGAAGTGCGACGACCCGCCCAAGAAGGTGTGCAAAGCCCATGTGCGCCTTGAGTGCAAAAAGCTTTCGGATTACACAAACCGAAAGTGTCCGCGTGTGAGGATGTGTCACTGTGCGCCTGTAGCGCTAAACACCAGCTGCCGACGTGGCCCAAAGCCAGGCAAATGCCAGCGCCGCCTGACCCTCTATCCCAGCTTCTCCGAGTGCTTCCACAAGCCGAATGCAGCGAAGCCCTGTGAGTGCCGCTGCCTGGCCTCCACACTCTGCGAGATGATGAACTACTCCTGGAAGAAGCGAGTCTAA
- the LOC117891017 gene encoding uncharacterized protein LOC117891017 produces MSLLQSLWGRLLAMSKPNQTVSVLCRTLTTEQKLKMRWMRLKQRKAFAMPCYMSLRRTEYKCPAKDPAPVCDGDPCDEEPLPRDLTDYRPSDKAKRKYQRNWSERYPEQQPFVPMKRIFPLRARRSRGTMNRPQTACQPELPESGRVKPDQLMDVQRIGAMPCCKMSAPHCRPVRNPPTCHLYLKPSCCHKRATKYPSFSECRKQRLLEPLPVRECAMKVSICDMWAYWRSKRRGW; encoded by the coding sequence ATGAGTCTTCTGCAAAGCCTTTGGGGCCGACTGCTGGCCATGTCCAAGCCCAACCAGACGGTGTCTGTGCTGTGCAGGACGCTCACCACCGAGCAGAAGCTGAAAATGCGGTGGATGCGACTGAAGCAGAGGAAAGCATTTGCTATGCCCTGCTACATGTCCTTGCGGCGCACAGAGTACAAATGCCCGGCAAAGGATCCTGCACCCGTGTGCGACGGCGATCCCTGCGACGAGGAGCCGCTGCCCCGAGACCTCACCGACTACAGGCCGAGCGACAAGGCCAAGCGAAAGTATCAGCGCAACTGGTCGGAACGCTACCCCGAGCAGCAGCCTTTCGTGCCGATGAAGAGGATCTTTCCGCTGCGAGCGAGACGATCCCGTGGCACAATGAACCGACCCCAGACGGCGTGCCAGCCGGAACTGCCCGAAAGCGGCCGTGTCAAGCCAGATCAGTTGATGGACGTACAGAGGATCGGTGCCATGCCCTGCTGCAAGATGTCTGCGCCACACTGCAGACCGGTGCGGAATCCTCCTACGTGCCATCTCTACTTGAAgccctcctgctgccacaagCGAGCCACCAAGTATCCGAGCTTCTCGGAGTGCCGCAAGCAAAGGCTCCTCGAGCCGCTGCCGGTCCGTGAGTGCGCCATGAAAGTCTCGATCTGCGACATGTGGGCCTACTGGCGGAGCAAACGCAGGGGCTGGTGA
- the LOC117891015 gene encoding adenosine deaminase 2 produces MACLLRRPGTANLATRMSCRVLHEVTGGLSLGEIIGATNLRKSTPEEYRVLRDILTSFERYRGVGNDIQLTLQERVANEVIMCEKKREYQKGILDPTKFAPGYHIFQVLHKIRNSPLFNILTKMPKGALKVHDASLCSTDYLIQLMYKEHLWVCTTNEGCNVAEFRFAQEKPTKGLFPEGQWQTMEQLREHRGVEKLNKYLRRRFSMYQKASFSNNAEAWRHMMGIFQLLNGLIQYAPVWAEYYYQALKEFRADGVQYMEVRTTMPQLYCLDGQRLPVRDTVQIYKDVLTRFKKDYPDFIGSKLIYAPLRHVQPEVVGQFVKECTELNKEFPGFVIGFDLVGQEDVGHPLSQFVEELIKLPDNINFYFHAGQTNWYGSHVDENLIDAIMLGTKRIGHGYTITKHPLLMQLAKYMNIALEVCPVSNQVLQLGSDYRNHPAATLIAENVPLVICSGNPAFWCASPLSHDYYMAFLGIAPMNADLKFLKRIAKNSIRYSALKDEAKAKAMEKWKKNWDEWINDVVKNKDKTLKASEQ; encoded by the exons ATGGCCTGCCTGTTGCGGCGGCCGGGGACAGCCAATCTGGCGACGAGGATGAGCTGCCGTGTACTGCACGAAGTCACGGGTGGGCTGTCGCTGGGCGAGATTATTGGAGCCACGAATCTGCGGAAGAGCACGCCCGAGGAGTACCGAGTGCTGCGCGACATTCTCACCTCCTTCGAGCGGTACAGGGGTGTGGGCAACGACATCCAGCTGACGCTGCAGGAGCGCGTGGCCAACGAGGTGATCATGTGCGAGAAGAAGAGAGAGTACCAGAAGGGCATACTGGACCCCACCAAGTTCGCACCGGGCTACCACATCTTCCAGGTGCTGCACAAGATCCGCAATTCGCCgctcttcaatatcctcaccAAGATGCCCAAGGGGGCCCTCAAGGTGCACGACGCCTCCCTGTGCAGCACAGACTACCTCATCCAGCTGATGTACAAGGAACACCTCTGGGTGTGCACCACCAACGAGGGCTGCAACGTGGCTGAGTTCCGATTCGCCCAGGAGAAGCCCACGAAAGGTCTCTTCCCGGAGGGCCAGTGGCAGACGATGGAGCAGCTGCGCGAGCACCGCGGCGTGGAGAAACTCAACAAATATCTGCGGCGACGCTTCAGCATGTATCAGAAGGCCAGCTTCAGCAATAACGCGGAGGCCTGGCGCCACATGATGGGCATCTTCCAGCTGCTGAATGGCCTCATTCAGTACGCGCCCGTGTGGGCCGAGTACTACTATCAGGCCCTCAAGGAGTTCCGAGCCGACGGTGTGCAGTACATGGAGGTGCGGACAACGATGCCCCAGCTGTACTGTCTGGACGGGCAGAGGTTGCCTGTGCGCGACACCGTGCAAATCTACAAGGATGTCCTGACCCGTTTCAAGAAGGACTACCCAGACTTCATCGGCTCCAAGCTCATCTACGCCCCGCTGCGGCATGTCCAGCCAGAGGTGGTGGGACAATTTGTCAAGGAATGCACCGAACTAAAT AAAGAGTTCCCTGGCTTTGTGATTGGCTTCGATCTGGTGGGGCAGGAGGACGTGGGCCATCCGCTGAGCCAATTCGTCGAGGAGCTAATCAAGCTGCCGGACAACATCAACTTTTACTTTCATGCGGGACAGACCAACTGGTACGGCTCCCACGTGGACGAGAACCTGATCGACGCCATAATGCTGGGCACGAAGCGCATCGGACATGGCTACACGATCACCAAGCACccgctgctgatgcagctGGCCAAGTACATGAACATCGCCCTCGAGGTGTGTCCCGTCTCCAACcaggtgctgcagctgggctCCGACTACCGCAACCATCCCGCAGCCACGCTGATCGCCGAGAATGTGCCGCTGGTCATCTGCTCGGGCAATCCAGCGTTCTGGTGCGCCTCACCGCTCTCGCACGACTACTACATGGCCTTTCTGGGCATTGCACCCATGAATGCCGATCTGAAGTTCCTCAAGCGCATCGCCAAGAACTCGATCAGGTACAGTGCGCTCAAGGACGAGGCCAAAGCGAAGGCAATGGAGAAGTGGAAAAAGAACTGGGACGAGTGGATCAACGATGTTGTCAAGAACAAAGACAAGACTCTCAAGGCAAGTGAGCAATAA